A region of the Argopecten irradians isolate NY chromosome 16, Ai_NY, whole genome shotgun sequence genome:
taacccgatctcgatcaatTAAAggtaatggattttttttctcgcgcctctaagatataacaaaagCCATCTATACGAGTTCAGAGTGTAAAATTATCCCGACTTtctggttcaaagccgattaaccatttcatctgcgcttcgatttcagtcattccgcgtaaaactatagttcggttatatcaaagaaaaacgatgatcaatcggtacatagtgttttcataattaaaaacaacaaccaaacgatgcatggtaaatgactgaatgtctgaTTATCTGAGCGTGTGACGTCACCGATTcgagagtatgacgtcacatgcgcggactgttacatgaatggcgtaaaattccgccaaaaatcacgtaaaggtaccagacagatcggacgagatagaaaaatctagctccgggtatcatgtgagatttccctgtgTACCTGCACGGGACTATTAGTAGGGCGACAAACTACATAACCCTTCTTTTAAAGTGCGTGGCAACTTTATTCCGACGTAACGAATTAAAAGAATTATGGCCTCATAAACTTCTCAAATTATCTTTACAAGTATCAGCGTTCTTCTCCATTCATGACTGCCACTCTTTCTACCTTACAGTGTTGAAGAGTTCTCTAAGGCGCGAAAACACCATAAGCGAGCTTACgttcaaagggaaataactctttgaCAAATGAACAACTTTCAGCGCAACTGTAACAACACACTCCCCGTCTGGTATAACAATACCACTCTCTTACAATAATCTTAACTACTATTCTAAATATTTCCAAACTGAATCCTAATTAAGTTTGACACATTTAAACTAAACAACTTAAGTGAAACTTGCAAATGTCTTTAACAAGAGAAACATACACGATATTGTTCCTTTTACTTATGTCTATGAATTCAGCAGAACCGTAGATCTAGTCTAGTCTGTATCCTGGTATGGAATAAGAAGTACTATCTCATTCACTGGACGCGCATAGGTCGTCACTTTGCCGTTCTCTGCTACGACACGAACATTTGCTTTGCGTATCTTTCCATCTCCACTCGGAAGAACAGTTGTAACAACACCTAAAGGCCAATAGTTCCTAGCTACTTCCTTGTCTCGCAACAGAATCACATCTCCAGAATGCAGATCCCTCTGTTCCTTGGTCCATTTTCGACGACACTGCAAGGTCTGAAGGAATTCTGACCTCCAACGCCTCCAGAACATTTCCGCTAATATCTGGACTCTCTTCCATTGTGCGCGGTATAGATTCTTTACATCTGTAGGTATCTCAATGTCAACCACTGAATCAATTTTCTGAGTGAGCAAAACAGATGGGCTCAGCGGATATGGATTCTCTGGGTCGGATGAAACTGGTACAAGTGGACGCGAGTTAATTATCGCAGATGCTTCAGCTAGAAAGGTAGTCAAGACTTCATGTGTCAGACCACCACCTGGCACATCCATCAACAAGGAATCAAGAATCCTCCGGGTCACGCCTATCATGCGTTCCCAAACGCCTCCCATGTGGGAAGCATGTGGAACATTGAATATCCAGGAGGCACCTTCACTGGACAGAAAGTTCTTGACTTTGTCACCCTCAATGTTGATGCCTAGTTCATCAACAGCTCCGACAAAATTTGTACCTCTGTCTGAGCGATATATCTTTGCTTTCCCACGAATTGCTGTGAAGCGCCTTAGAGCGTTGATAAAGGTTGAGGAAGACATTTCTTCTATCACCTCAATGTGAACCGCTCTCGTAGACAAACAAGTGAAGAGGACTGCCCATCGTTTAGCCTTTGCTATTCCGCCTCTTGTGCGACGAGTAGAAACTTGCCATGGGCCAAAACAGTCAACTCCAACAGAAGTGAATGGTGGTCCGGGGACTAACCGATCACGAGGTAAGTCTGACATCTGTTGGTATTCAGTGTTCCTCCGTAGTTTTCtacattttacacatttgtGTAATATCGACGCAACTACACGCTTCATCCCAGTTATCCAGTACCCTGCATTCCGTACCGCACCTTCTGTAAGGTGTCGCCCCTGATGGCTGACTTTGCTGTGATAATGGCGAAACAAACAACGTTGCGATATGATGACGTCCAGGGACTAATACTGGGTTCCTCTCCTTCACTCCGAGATCAGAATTGCTCAAGCGTCCTCCAACCCTCAGAATGTTGTTTTCATCTATGAATGGATTCAAACTGAGGACGGTGCTGTCATTTGGTAGCT
Encoded here:
- the LOC138310172 gene encoding uncharacterized protein, which encodes MCMLRTVSTGFWRQQTLSNGIYVSTKDNPADLGTRPTSSHLLESSAWIQGPECISTSKTDTDQAFELQFPENDCEVRPEVCCLKLSVQQHYDLGTERFQRFSDWERLVRAIVFLKRRAQRLSSHAASTDPCTSANEDLQTSVERLIILQVQKEMYGKEIDALLNHNELPNDSTVLSLNPFIDENNILRVGGRLSNSDLGVKERNPVLVPGRHHIATLFVSPLSQQSQPSGATPYRRKLRRNTEYQQMSDLPRDRLVPGPPFTSVGVDCFGPWQVSTRRTRGGIAKAKRWAVLFTCLSTRAVHIEVIEEMSSSTFINALRRFTAIRGKAKIYRSDRGTNFVGAVDELGINIEGDKVKNFLSSEGASWIFNVPHASHMGGVWERMIGVTRRILDSLLMDVPGGGLTHEVLTTFLAEASAIINSRPLVPVSSDPENPYPLSPSVLLTQKIDSVVDIEIPTDVKNLYRAQWKRVQILAEMFWRRWRSEFLQTLQCRRKWTKEQRDLHSGDVILLRDKEVARNYWPLGVVTTVLPSGDGKIRKANVRVVAENGKVTTYARPVNEIVLLIPYQDTD